The genomic stretch CGTTTTCGGCTGTCTCGGTATTTACCTGCCGGGCTCCGCAATCTGTTTTGTTCCCGACGAGAATAATCGGCATGTCACGACTGCATTTTTCGCGAACCATTGCCACCCACGTTCGTACGTTCACAAGCGAATCCCACGATGTGACGTCAAACACAACAACCGCGCCATGAGTACCACGATAGTACTGGGGAAGAGAGCTGGCAGTGTCAAACTGTCCTGATGTATCGACGATTTTAAGAAACACAGATTTTCCTTTGAGTTGAAGTCGCTCGTTGAATTCGCCGTAACAAAAAGTCGGAGGTCTCCGGTCCTGACACGGGAGATTGGGCTGCACAAATTTTGTCGCAATGCTTGTCTTGCCGACCCCGGTATCACCCACCAGTACAACTTTGAACTCATAATCGAACTTGCTTTCAGGAATTCGATGGACGATGTGTTTGCCACGATGGCGTCCTTGCGTTTGAAGAAAATCATTGTTGTTCTTGTGGTTAGTGAGCTCTTCTGCCAGTTCACGGGCCGTGGGACGATTTTCGGGATTGTTTTCGAGGCAACGAAGGACGAGCAACCGTAAAGGATGTTCTACGTCAATTTCGTGAAGGTCTTCGCTCCGACGATAGCATTCAGGGACAATTTCTCCATCTGTTAACATCAATGAACAAGCAGACGAAAACAAATAAGTCAAGAAACTGCCGAATTTCCGGATATGTATCGCACACTCCCTAGTGAGTGGAGAGGAAAGCTGCTGTTCAAAAGGCTCTCGCGGGATAAGTTAAGAAAACAATGTTCACAACTGGACATACAAAAAAACACAAAGTCGTTTTATCAAGCCTTAAATTGACAAGAAATCAAAGAAGCCTTCCGGCGCGCGTGATCAATGTCGCTCCATGAGTTCCAGGATGCCAAGACCACATTCCTGATTTTACCAAGAGGCCCTAATGTCGAATATCACGGAGCTCCATTGCGTTTGAGGTCCATTTTTCTGTTGTATGATTACATTGTGACCATTGTTTTGCAAACTGTCCCGGAGAGCCTTCGTAATAGCTGCGTTTGAAACCCCAAATGCAACTGCAAGGCCACCTCAGATATTTTCTCTTCAACAATATGAAAGCGATAGTTCTCTCTCCCTCCATGTAATTCATGTAAGGCACCGTTGTTTTCAAGGCTTATCCAGGATGGCTTATATATCCGAGTTGAAGGCTACAAAAACGCTGTTcgctcattaattttttttctttttcaatttatgTGCATTCTAATTCGGATACTTTGCTGaatgaaaactgaaacaaagaaataaggacaatttttttttggagagcttACTAAAATGCagagtttgaaatttgaatctCTATCACTACCGTACGGTGGCCCAGAAGGGACATGCTGCAAATTAAAGTGTTGCTGCAAATAAGATAAAGTTGCTGCATGCAAATTCAAAATAGTTGCTGCAAATTTACAAAACGAGTTGCtacaaattaaaacatcaaaagtatgcACGCGCACTGAGGgaagggcaggtacaaaacataggtcacaggtcacaggcaggagcccatcaagggCTCctgtcacaggtcattgttttaacaatacagaaagtatcctaaacatctattacagctaaccttaggccgaATTAGGCCCAATGTTAgcatttttaaacagtttgggTTGTTTCTATATTGGTAAaaaatgacctgtgacctgtgacctgtgttccGTACATGTCCTTCCTTCAGAGCGAGCGCGTACTTTTGATGTTTGAATTTGCAgcaacattcttttaatttgcagaaactattttaaatttcaagcaactttattttaattGCAGCGACTCTAATTTGCAGCATGCCCCTTGTGGGCGACCATAGGTAGTATCGCGCAGTCACTGCTGCTTTGCCTAGGGGAAGGGTCCTCTCATGGTCAGGGTCCTTGTTTAAATATCTTACTCTTTTCTACAAGATGTatggaaattgaaattgaaaatgaataGAAAAGGGTAAATAACACTCTCAACATAGTTCCATGAAAtaacatattttaaaaataaagcgCACCACCACCATCTTGTCCTCTCCTTCAATTCACATTAACCGATCGCTCACGAAAAACTTCCCACAACTagaatagggaaattaatagaCAGAAACAAATCTGCATTTCAAATACCGGTCAgcaaaaaacaaaggaatagcTTTGCAATTTCTGCAAGTGCGTTTTACATTCCACTTTGTCATATTCTGTGAAACAAAATTTAAGGcaatcctttttcggatcaggAAAACCTATTTCTCATCTACTTTCATCACACTAATTCATGCGTTGAATGTAGATGAGAAATACTTTTTCCTGATTAAAGTGATGTTAAGTATTAGTTTCTTGGCTTCGATAACCGAAATTTCACGAAATTTAAGGCTTTTTACCTCAAAAGTCATTCACTGGGTAAATGGAAGACTATTGTCACATAAAAAGAGATGGATTCCGGCAACGTGATAAAAATAACGCGATCTGATATCCTGAGAGCAACGACTCTCCACCCTTGCCGAAAGTTTATAAAACTACAATCTCGCACAAAACTGTTGAGGCAGTGACTCTCTCTCCTTcccactcccctccccctcagtcaatgttgctgaatATTGgtcatatgttctacagtacATCTCCGACCAAGATAAATCAAAATTggagtttggggggaggggaaagggccGCTTTTAAGAAGAACATTTGGATAATttgttggagtaccaaaaatCTCGCTTTGtgtcaacaggttttgtccgagattgtagtgTCAAGGGGTGGAGTGGGAGGGGCTCCATTACCTTGAAGTTAGAGAAAATTTCTCGGTGATAAGTGGGAAAGGATAGACCACTGCGGGGGAGGGGTGAAGAAACTGGTGCTTACATCTTTTAAGAATTACATTTAAAGCACtgcattgtttctttttttttccttatcttttgtttcaatgaCCTTCTGATAGCGTTAGCAACATTCAATTTATCTACAACACGTTTGCAAAGGTGAATTACGGATGATTACGTTCCCGTCACGCAATATAGTTCTTCTCGTTCGATTTTGGttttaaaattataaaagaTGAAGCCGCGGGTTCACGTATAATAAACTACTACACGCTAATCTTACGAATAattactcatgcgcagtaagCGCAAAAATGCCCTCAGTTTCTTGTTTCCCGTCTGACATTAGcgcatggaaatttatgcttgcatacatttacataCATGCCTGTAACTTTACGTGGGGCGGGGGGTAGAggattattcaaaacaatttaaaagcttctgaaaaatgtattgttgagtcagaaaaattaatagaaagacttgaaaagaagtattagagtcttaaaatgtatgtatgcttggaatatcagtccattttgcatgacaaaataaacagtgcgtgtttgaagaaatcaaccatccctctcatgtttcaagGCCTTAggtagacttgccacaattccacctcacgagaatcccaggagaaattgtTTTGGCGAGcaaagcgtgatttttcggacgcgaatccacacgagacgaaggacttttgaaagtctagcccttaaaatgtgtcattttctctttggatGTGCATGTTCGCGCAcgaatcatcgcatcttgactgttcaaactttgtgattgtagcCGCGGTCGTACGGCCCGggtcgtacggatcgagctgttagaataaatctttttcgattgtggagccaaaggtaagttgttgacattaaagacaaaattatatattttttctaatttgttttacaaataaacactttgcaaGAGAGCGGGGATCAACATAAAGGTCAGgcaaactgatctccatcaacaagccgttcaaaaaactgatccgacttttagcaatctCAGCTGTTCTTAGAAgtactgttattgtcagtatgggcatgcgaagtcaaaatggggaattgtttcaacaatacagactagtcgttgatatgtattctgtttatttggtggcaaaggaatttaAAGGATGCTTCACTgaggggaaattctggttttctgtcttacttttgttttatttagaggccatttattcgccagtattgaaaagtttggttcacatttatgaaatgtaacaaattaatcatctgtggctttacaaagatctatttgtatcgctGTTACATTCGtgagttaattcgactcgcaaatgacgCACAAGCaacccaggtccaggaattgttgatccaactaaaactgttgccgcaccatacagtcaaggtaatgttgaagtattcgGTAaggcaaatgcaggcacacaacgtgtggcaatgtctcCGTTCAgcaattgtttaaaatttcaggaatccaataacctcttcagctgacttggttcaaaatataaacattgggaataatatgtattcatgcaaacagggactcctatttttgacagagttgcctgttatggttataacttaaaGCTACATTAACTATCAGTCGACTtacagtgatagttatagtggtttgctaGTGCACTTCCTCTAATTGCAGACTTTCCTTgtgttatatcaatgttagctgcctttgattcttcGCTtatggataattatcatgcatgtattttaacagttgaactttacacagtagcaatatactgtctgcctaatgtGAGGTGTAAAATTTTTGATTCTCATGGCACAGAGATTTATTAGCcgggacccatttgcaacatgtacttcaattgaaatagattcattaatgaatttggtacaacatctTCAGAATATATttgcacaaacatctgttacttatgagattaaaatgtgttaacattattaaaatgtaaagcaacagtggaagcattgttcattcattatatgttcaaaactaaaattttagactctaggagcacttaaatgatgtttatctttgttcttgcaaagaaataaATGTTTTGCTTTGTCATTtgattctatttgtttttccacctgaaagtcttgtaactattgcacctctcaaacagttgataatatcattgagaatggaagagcaatttatcagaaatgttactccagcaaaatatgtttttatttccgattttctaaagaaattagacgtagcccgctggccatgtaaaagttattcatagagcaagatgtcacAATCTGCTCTAAAAAGgattaaaattgttgcaaaTTGATTGCAAGAGCACAAACGACCCTCTCTTTTCCATTGCCTGGTCCTGAAAACGAATATCATGGGAGGGGAGGAGAGGGAGAGTGTAAGAATATCTATATTTTCTTACCTTCAGTTCGCAACTCGGATATTCTTAGTGAAGGATGCCCAACAATAACTTCCAACATAACGACACCAAATGAAAAAACATCTGCTTTTGGACCGTACGTGATCTTCCTGCTACTAAAAAAGTACTTTCCAAATGTCTCTGGAGCGCGATATGCCAGTGTCCCCGGGTTAGCGGAAGCAGCCATCTCTCCGCAGGGGAAACATCTTGCTAATCCAAAATCAGCGATCTTTGCTCGCCTGTCGGCAGTTAACAAGACATTTTTGCAAGCGAGATCACGGTGAACGATAAACCTAGGTGAGTCGTGAAGGTAACTCAGTCCTTGGGCAACATCAAGCATAATACTGACTGTATCGCGAAAGGAGACGTTTCGTTTAGATTTCTCGATGAATCGCTTCAGATCTTGGTCCAACAGCTCGGTTACAAGTATTGTCGATTCGTTAGATTTCGGTGAATCCTCAGGTAAAACAACGGTTAAATATTGAACAACATTGGGGTGATCCAGTTTGCTCAAAAGTTTCCAGTCCTCGCAATATTTGATGGCTTCCGGCCTCCGCAAAACATATGGATGGAGTTTCTTCGCAGCCACATGTTTGTTCCTCCACACCGCCCGATACACCACAGCGTAGGACCCCTTGCCAATTTCCTCCAGAAACTTTAATTCATCGTTCGAAGAAGTATTTCCCATCTGCAATTTTAAAAACCACTCGAAGGTTAATACGTTGCAGTCGAATCAGAGAACATTGCGTTACAACGAAGGCAGCCTCGTCTTGATGTTAGCTTGGAACCATTCCGTCCCTGTCAGTATATTTATGCCAGGcccgctggatatgaagtgatagccATATGAagttatatccagcaagcccgggtataataattgttttattaactGGTAATAACCATTAGTAAAGTGCGTTGGATGTCTAGTAAAATAATGTTTTATATTGTACTGATTGCCCAGAAATATTCAGGGAAAGTGGACTTGTTGAGTGCTTTCTGCAGGCATAAACCACTGAGTTGCAAACTTAAGTTTACACAACAACAAGGTTTTATAGCTCAATATCTCGGTAATGGACTTGATTCAACAGCGACGGCCAAAACGATCACGAATAGAAGAACAAATTTGAACAAAAGGTCATACTGTACTGAGTTCACTGATAAGTTTCAAATCAATAAGCTTGAGTAACTCTCATACAACTCAACATGTTCATGTATTGGTGGTGAACTCAGCAACTTGCAATAATCTGCATTCATCTTATCAATACTCAATAGCCCACCAAGTGAATATATTGCACGAGTCTCAAAACTTTCCACGCACAGGGAACTTTAATCTCCTGTGAAAAGCAGCTGAGTTGACAAATCACAACTCCGCCTCGGCATCGTTACCGGCACGAATTGCCGCGCGGAGGCAAATTGCAGCGTCTGTTTCCTACAAAACACACCACTAAtcataacaactttatttaagtgacaatggatttagcacaagaacactaattggggacactaacggaattaactcaaatcaaatcaaatcttaatttatcaaatcaaatcaaatcaaatattcgtttttgtggagaggagaaaaccggagtacccggagaaaaacctctcggagaagagtagagaaccaacaaactcagcttTCTGATGTTCTCATAAGTAGCTTTACTCATATTTGCAAGTAATACTTCGAATAAATCAACACAACTTCACTTACCTTTAAaaaaggacggtgcttactattgttattgcgcatacgttttgcgcatctccagatactcggatttcctgtcgGTGATGCTTTCTAATgcagagatatttttgcacggtttaaaacttgcagagaaagtagatctttgtaagtactcttggtcaatatccaaaatgaaaattggggtaaccatgcatctttagagataattgagctccaatttgagaaagaacgccattcattgctttgtattgtagagctttttacaaatattgttcatgaattatctgtgaaaaatacgtggttacccctgcacaatgttctttttggatttcaataacacttgtcaagatctacctttcctgcataatcataaatcggggcaaaaatacctttgaattagtaggcaccgtccttaagaaaacAGTGTAGAAAACGGCCGAGCAACCAACAGGCTGCAAAGGACATGGAAATACGGAGATCTTTTACCGCTTTGATTTGTGCATGCGGACATTGCGATTCAAAACCCATGTCGACGCATGACAAATTCACAATGACATCCGATCGAGGTGATGTGCCTGTCGGCcagccagtccaagatggcgtccaaacccTGAAATCGCATGGCATCACGATCGATACCCACGAAACATATCCGCGACATATTCGTAAAGCGACCCGAATAAAACTCCATGATGTTCCCGGGGGTAGCTAgtattaaacagagttaactgaatagagtgtaatgtgaagtgctagatttctatcccatatgaaccatgtgagcgttagccctactgatggaaatgggcccacacaaggacagaaaaactctcaccagggtgggaattgaacccacgaccttcgggttagatctacgccgctctaccgactgagctacaaggtcagacgggagcaggccgtgggaactgaagatgttaaagtcacggcaatgaacatgtacaagtacaaggtaagattacgtttatacaaacgatggccgtgtagcacttatattttaaacagagttaactgaatagagtgtaatgtgaagtgctagatttgtATCCCATTATgtagtattgtcgactaaagcatcgatttctgcctcggtcaattccggtcaaaacggcttttgtcggccattttttctcagagctgcaaaaaaattttcagttcactttattgctgacgcgttccttgaccatgtTAGGTACATCACGtttatgaactgatagcctgtgcccggcgagccaatgaaaatcctggaaatctgatatccgtagttcagtttttaataaaggacattattattcattcagaatatttccccgtttctgattggttaaaaccagacgcataattcaccataaccagctgctgctgctgacgtcaaaagtgcagcccgctgcagattattgaaccgatgacgtcaaaatgacgtcaaaagtgcagcccgctgcagattattgaaccgttgaccgaaaaaagctggggatgAGATTGTGTTAATTTTGTacagcagaaaaatggctgacGCGTTAATTTCCAATATTTTGAAACTCTGCCTACCCCTCTttcgcgttaatttcctttaATGGGAATCAAAATAGGctactttcgatatattaaaattcagcttgatagtgaggcttacaggacacaaacaaaagaaatgaataaacatgttTATCCAGTctcctttgtttgtgtcctctaggcctcgctgccaagatgaattttaacatatcgaaaTTGATCTATTGAAGTCGCGTTAATTTCAAATTCGTTAATAAACAcgagcgttaatttcctataatgaGATAATTTCGGGGATCGCGGTATAACACATCAGGAGGATTTCCTTCAATAAAGTAACCAATATCCGTAGCAGGACCACTCTTGCAATTTTCGCGATTTAGGAATCAAAAACTGAACGAGACAGTATAAAACACCAGCAAAAAAAATGCCTTCTGGGTCAAAAATTGCAAACCACAAACGAGATTAATATGAAATGAGGCAAAAACCGTGCATAAGTTTTAAAGTCAAgaatttgtaaatttctccTTTGTCGATGCACTATGAATGACGCATAACTGAAATAAAACATCACCCATAAGCGAGTGATTACACGCCCCTTTTTCCCGCTACACGCGAGTTGCCACTCGTGCGCGCGTGACATGATCTCGCGATTTGTCGTATGA from Montipora capricornis isolate CH-2021 chromosome 12, ASM3666992v2, whole genome shotgun sequence encodes the following:
- the LOC138026663 gene encoding uncharacterized protein — its product is MGNTSSNDELKFLEEIGKGSYAVVYRAVWRNKHVAAKKLHPYVLRRPEAIKYCEDWKLLSKLDHPNVVQYLTVVLPEDSPKSNESTILVTELLDQDLKRFIEKSKRNVSFRDTVSIMLDVAQGLSYLHDSPRFIVHRDLACKNVLLTADRRAKIADFGLARCFPCGEMAASANPGTLAYRAPETFGKYFFSSRKITYGPKADVFSFGVVMLEVIVGHPSLRISELRTEDGEIVPECYRRSEDLHEIDVEHPLRLLVLRCLENNPENRPTARELAEELTNHKNNNDFLQTQGRHRGKHIVHRIPESKFDYEFKVVLVGDTGVGKTSIATKFVQPNLPCQDRRPPTFCYGEFNERLQLKGKSVFLKIVDTSGQFDTASSLPQYYRGTHGAVVVFDVTSWDSLVNVRTWVAMVREKCSRDMPIILVGNKTDCGARQVNTETAENVRDEFDLFYIEVSAKTGVNIDETFSVLTEQLMQRRDLQTSNGASSVASVVCQLPSTSALRDSPSSVASVVCQLPSTSALRDYEPPAKFTIKEPSSRRRIQRDPDSVSLVATTEDGNPEKATKYSSTAYNKKQRKWWCCS